In Streptomyces sp. NBC_00091, the following proteins share a genomic window:
- a CDS encoding superoxide dismutase, with product MAIYTLPELPYDYAALEPVINPQIIELHHDKHHAAYVAGANTTLEQLEEARDKENWGALNGLEKNLAFHLSGHILHSIYWHNMASPKTGEGGGEPTAADGLGDLADAIAESFGSFAKFRKQLTFASSATQGSGWGVLAYEPISGRLIVEQVYDHQGNVGQGSVPILVFDAWEHAFYLQYKNQKVDFIEAMWKVVNWQDVAGRYADAKANTPLLIPVKG from the coding sequence ATGGCCATCTACACGCTTCCTGAGCTTCCTTACGACTACGCGGCGCTCGAGCCGGTGATCAACCCGCAGATCATCGAGCTGCACCACGACAAGCACCACGCGGCCTACGTCGCGGGCGCCAACACCACGCTGGAGCAGCTGGAGGAGGCGCGCGACAAGGAGAACTGGGGCGCGCTGAACGGCCTGGAGAAGAACCTGGCCTTCCACCTCTCCGGGCACATCCTGCACAGCATCTACTGGCACAACATGGCCAGCCCGAAGACCGGCGAGGGCGGCGGCGAGCCGACCGCGGCCGACGGCCTGGGCGACCTGGCGGACGCGATCGCCGAGTCCTTCGGCTCCTTCGCGAAGTTCAGGAAGCAGCTGACCTTCGCGTCCTCCGCGACGCAGGGCTCCGGCTGGGGCGTACTCGCGTACGAGCCGATCAGCGGCCGTCTGATCGTCGAGCAGGTCTACGACCACCAGGGCAACGTGGGCCAGGGCTCGGTGCCGATCCTGGTCTTCGACGCCTGGGAGCACGCCTTCTACCTCCAGTACAAGAACCAGAAGGTGGACTTCATCGAGGCCATGTGGAAGGTCGTCAACTGGCAGGACGTGGCCGGACGCTACGCCGACGCCAAGGCGAACACCCCGCTGCTGATCCCCGTCAAGGGCTGA
- a CDS encoding ribose-5-phosphate isomerase has translation MRVYLGSDHAGFELKNHLVDWLKNNGHEPVDCGPHIYDAVDDYPPFCLRAAEKTAADADSLGVVIGGSGNGEQIAANKVKGVRAILAWSVETAKLGREHNNANVISVGGRMHTQDEAVSFIEAFLATPYSDEERHTRRIEMLSAYETTGELPPIPAHHPQDQ, from the coding sequence ATGCGCGTGTATCTCGGATCCGACCATGCCGGCTTTGAGCTCAAGAACCACCTGGTGGACTGGCTCAAGAACAACGGCCACGAGCCCGTCGACTGCGGGCCCCACATCTACGACGCCGTCGACGACTACCCGCCGTTCTGCCTGCGCGCCGCGGAGAAGACCGCCGCGGACGCCGACAGCCTCGGCGTCGTGATCGGCGGCTCCGGCAACGGCGAGCAGATCGCCGCGAACAAGGTCAAGGGCGTCCGCGCCATCCTCGCCTGGAGCGTGGAGACCGCGAAGCTCGGCCGCGAGCACAACAACGCCAACGTCATCTCCGTCGGCGGCCGGATGCACACCCAGGACGAGGCCGTCAGCTTCATCGAGGCCTTCCTGGCGACCCCGTACTCCGACGAGGAGCGCCACACGCGCCGCATCGAGATGCTCTCCGCGTACGAGACCACCGGCGAGCTCCCCCCGATCCCGGCCCACCACCCGCAGGACCAGTAG
- a CDS encoding Fpg/Nei family DNA glycosylase, with the protein MPEGHTIHRLAQDHTERFAARPVRVSSPQGRFAESAALLDGRELESAEAHGKHLFLELGDAWIHIHLGLFGKLGFGPAPAPPATDTVRLRLLNEDHYADLRGPTVCALIGEGEKKAIHDRLGPDPLRPADDPGRAWARISRSRTTVAALLMDQKIVAGVGNVYRAEVLFRHGIDPYRLGKDLIRAEWDAMWADLVELMREGVRNNRIDTVRDEHLPEAMGRPPRVDDHGGEVYVYRRANMPCHICGGEIRTAGLAARNLFWCPTCQQR; encoded by the coding sequence GTGCCCGAAGGGCATACGATCCACCGCCTCGCCCAGGACCACACCGAGCGCTTCGCCGCCCGCCCGGTACGGGTGAGCAGCCCCCAGGGCCGCTTCGCCGAGAGCGCGGCCCTGCTCGACGGCCGCGAGCTGGAGAGCGCCGAGGCACACGGCAAGCACCTCTTCCTGGAGCTGGGCGACGCCTGGATCCACATCCACCTCGGCCTCTTCGGCAAGCTCGGCTTCGGCCCCGCCCCGGCCCCGCCGGCCACCGACACGGTCCGGCTGCGCCTGCTGAACGAGGACCACTACGCCGACCTGCGCGGCCCCACCGTCTGCGCGCTGATCGGCGAGGGCGAGAAGAAGGCGATACACGACCGCCTCGGCCCCGACCCGCTGCGCCCGGCCGACGACCCCGGCCGCGCCTGGGCCCGCATCTCCCGCTCCCGCACCACCGTCGCCGCCCTGCTCATGGACCAGAAGATCGTCGCGGGCGTGGGCAACGTCTACCGCGCCGAGGTCCTCTTCCGGCACGGCATCGACCCCTACCGGCTCGGCAAGGACCTCATCCGCGCCGAATGGGACGCGATGTGGGCCGATCTGGTGGAGCTGATGCGCGAGGGCGTACGGAACAACCGGATCGACACCGTCCGCGACGAGCACCTCCCCGAGGCCATGGGCCGCCCGCCGAGGGTGGACGACCATGGCGGCGAGGTGTACGTCTACCGACGGGCGAACATGCCCTGCCACATCTGCGGGGGCGAGATCCGCACCGCCGGTCTCGCCGCCCGCAACCTCTTCTGGTGCCCCACCTGCCAGCAGCGCTAG
- a CDS encoding biotin transporter BioY, with protein MSTASVSFRPGAVLADLLPASRVRDIALVVGGAALTGLAAQISVHVDGLAAPITGQTFAALLVGTAFGARRGFLSLALYTLVGMAGVPWFAGGSSGAGGATFGYVLGMLLASTLVGALARRGGDRSVLRTASTMVLGSAVIYAVGVPYLMAVTGISLGTAVATGLTPFLIGDALKAALAMGALPAAWKLAGRRG; from the coding sequence ATGAGCACCGCTTCCGTCTCCTTCCGGCCCGGCGCCGTCCTCGCCGACCTGCTGCCCGCGAGCCGCGTCCGCGACATTGCGCTCGTCGTCGGCGGAGCCGCGCTCACCGGCCTGGCCGCGCAGATCTCCGTCCACGTCGACGGCCTGGCCGCCCCGATCACCGGGCAGACCTTCGCGGCCCTGCTCGTCGGCACCGCGTTCGGCGCCCGCCGCGGCTTCCTGTCCCTGGCGCTCTACACCCTGGTCGGCATGGCCGGTGTGCCGTGGTTCGCGGGCGGCTCCTCCGGCGCGGGCGGCGCGACCTTCGGGTACGTCCTCGGCATGCTGCTGGCCTCCACCCTCGTCGGCGCCCTCGCGCGGCGCGGCGGCGACCGCTCGGTGCTGCGTACGGCCAGCACGATGGTGCTGGGCTCCGCGGTGATCTACGCGGTGGGCGTGCCGTACCTGATGGCCGTCACCGGGATCTCGCTGGGCACGGCCGTGGCCACGGGCCTGACCCCGTTCCTGATCGGCGACGCCCTCAAGGCCGCGCTGGCCATGGGCGCGCTGCCGGCCGCCTGGAAGCTGGCCGGCCGCCGCGGCTGA
- a CDS encoding amino acid permease: protein MREDLSVTEDGLPPEPLSHSLKQRHLTMLGLGGVIGAGLFVGSGAGIGIAGPAIICSYLLAGVLAMLVMRMLGEMSAAMPASGSFSVYAEKALGRWAGFSAGWLYWFLLVVVLAVEATGAANIANGWLPEVDQWVWVLIFIVVFTLSNLAAVRNFGEFEFWFAALKVGAIVLFLILGTLAVFGFLPDTEPVGMTNLTGRGGFFPAGIGGVIAGMLAVVFAFGGLEVVTIAAAESDDPAKSVSRAVRSAVWRILFFYVGSMLVIVSLLPWDSLKPGESPYVAVLDSIGIPAAGQIMNIVVFVALLSALNANLYGSSRMVFSLAERGEAPKALLKVSGSGVPTRAVLASVAFGFVSVVLNLLWPDTVFLYMLNAVGAVLLFVWALIAVSQLKLRPRLERTMPERLTLPMWAFPYLTWAALLGMAAVLVLMLFDDSARPQLLWSSGAAAVVLLVAVYRELRARRS, encoded by the coding sequence ATGCGCGAAGACCTGTCCGTCACCGAGGACGGATTGCCCCCGGAACCCCTGAGCCACAGCCTCAAGCAGCGTCACCTGACCATGCTGGGCCTCGGCGGCGTGATCGGCGCCGGCCTGTTCGTCGGCTCCGGCGCCGGCATCGGCATCGCCGGTCCCGCGATCATCTGCTCGTACCTGCTCGCGGGCGTGCTCGCGATGCTGGTGATGCGGATGCTCGGCGAGATGTCCGCCGCGATGCCCGCCTCCGGCTCCTTCTCCGTCTACGCGGAGAAGGCCCTCGGACGCTGGGCCGGCTTCTCGGCCGGCTGGCTGTACTGGTTCCTGCTGGTCGTGGTGCTCGCCGTGGAGGCGACCGGCGCCGCGAACATCGCGAACGGGTGGCTGCCCGAGGTCGACCAGTGGGTGTGGGTACTGATCTTCATAGTGGTCTTCACCCTCAGCAACCTGGCCGCGGTGCGGAACTTCGGCGAGTTCGAGTTCTGGTTCGCCGCGCTGAAGGTCGGCGCGATCGTGCTGTTCCTGATCCTGGGCACCCTGGCGGTCTTCGGCTTCCTCCCCGACACCGAGCCGGTGGGGATGACCAACCTGACCGGCCGGGGCGGCTTCTTCCCGGCCGGCATCGGCGGGGTGATCGCCGGCATGCTCGCGGTGGTCTTCGCCTTCGGCGGCCTGGAGGTCGTCACCATCGCCGCCGCCGAATCGGACGACCCGGCCAAGTCCGTGTCCCGCGCGGTGCGCAGCGCGGTGTGGCGCATCCTCTTCTTCTACGTCGGCTCGATGCTGGTCATCGTGAGCCTGCTGCCGTGGGACTCGCTGAAGCCCGGTGAGAGCCCGTACGTCGCCGTCCTCGACTCCATCGGGATCCCGGCGGCCGGCCAGATCATGAACATCGTGGTGTTCGTGGCGCTGCTGTCGGCGCTGAACGCCAACCTCTACGGCTCCTCGCGCATGGTGTTCTCGCTGGCCGAGCGGGGCGAGGCGCCGAAGGCGCTGCTGAAGGTCTCGGGCAGCGGGGTGCCGACGCGCGCGGTGCTCGCCTCGGTGGCCTTCGGCTTCGTGTCGGTGGTGCTGAACCTGCTGTGGCCCGACACGGTCTTCCTCTACATGCTCAACGCGGTCGGCGCGGTGCTGCTGTTCGTGTGGGCGCTGATCGCGGTCTCGCAGCTGAAGCTGCGTCCCCGGCTGGAGCGGACCATGCCGGAGCGGCTGACGCTGCCGATGTGGGCGTTCCCGTACCTGACGTGGGCGGCGCTGCTGGGGATGGCGGCGGTGCTGGTGCTGATGCTGTTCGACGACTCGGCGCGGCCGCAGCTGCTGTGGTCCTCCGGCGCGGCGGCCGTGGTGCTGCTGGTGGCGGTGTACCGGGAGCTGCGGGCCCGCAGGTCCTGA
- a CDS encoding amino acid permease, which produces MSQSTTAPPEQQRPRAGSPLGNGLKQRHLSMIALGGVIGAGLFVGSGAGIAAAGPSIVLAYAVSGLLVMFVMRMLGEMSAANPASGSFSVHADRAIGPWAGFTAGWMFWTLLVVGVAIEAIGAAHILAGWFPGTPSWMWVLVLMVVFTVSNLGAVSRFGEFEFWFAALKIGAIGLFLGLGVLAVLGLLPGTSSPGAANLLHDGGFLPNGVDGLLVGLLASVVAYGGLETVTIAAAESENPVKGVAKAVKTTMWRIAIVYVGSMLVIVTLLPWNDPAVTEHGPYAATLDHLGIPAAGQIMNVVILIALLSAMNANIYGSSRMAYSLVARGQGPRALGKVSGGVPRRAVLASSGFGFVTVLLSYWYPDTLFAWLLNMVGGVILIVWGFIAVSQFVLRRRLEREAPEKLAVKMWGFPYLTWVALAGVAGVLVLMALGEDTRVQVVFTGGLTAALAATGYVMQRRAAARG; this is translated from the coding sequence ATGAGTCAGAGCACCACCGCACCCCCTGAGCAGCAGCGGCCCCGGGCCGGATCCCCCCTCGGCAACGGCCTCAAGCAGCGCCACCTCTCGATGATCGCCCTCGGCGGGGTCATCGGCGCCGGCCTCTTCGTCGGCTCCGGCGCCGGCATCGCGGCCGCCGGTCCCTCGATCGTGCTGGCGTACGCCGTGTCCGGGCTGCTCGTGATGTTCGTGATGCGGATGCTCGGCGAGATGTCCGCCGCCAACCCGGCCTCCGGCTCCTTCTCGGTGCACGCCGACCGGGCGATCGGCCCCTGGGCCGGCTTCACGGCGGGCTGGATGTTCTGGACCCTGCTGGTCGTGGGCGTGGCCATCGAGGCGATCGGCGCGGCGCACATCCTGGCTGGCTGGTTCCCGGGCACCCCGTCGTGGATGTGGGTGCTGGTCCTGATGGTGGTCTTCACCGTCAGCAACCTGGGCGCCGTCTCGCGCTTCGGCGAGTTCGAGTTCTGGTTCGCCGCCCTGAAGATCGGCGCCATCGGGCTCTTCCTGGGCCTGGGCGTGCTCGCCGTCCTGGGCCTGCTGCCCGGCACCTCCTCCCCCGGCGCGGCCAACCTGCTGCACGACGGCGGGTTCCTGCCCAACGGCGTCGACGGTCTGCTGGTCGGCCTGCTCGCCTCGGTCGTGGCGTACGGCGGGCTGGAGACGGTGACCATCGCGGCCGCCGAGTCCGAGAACCCGGTCAAGGGCGTGGCCAAGGCCGTGAAGACCACCATGTGGCGGATCGCGATCGTCTACGTCGGCTCGATGCTGGTGATCGTCACCCTGCTGCCCTGGAACGACCCGGCCGTCACCGAGCACGGCCCGTACGCCGCGACCCTGGACCACCTGGGCATCCCGGCCGCCGGCCAGATCATGAACGTGGTCATCCTGATCGCCCTGCTGTCCGCGATGAACGCCAACATCTACGGCTCCTCGCGCATGGCCTACTCCCTGGTCGCCCGGGGCCAGGGCCCGCGGGCGCTGGGCAAGGTCTCGGGCGGGGTGCCGCGGCGGGCGGTGCTGGCCTCCTCGGGCTTCGGGTTCGTCACCGTCCTGCTGTCGTACTGGTACCCGGACACCCTCTTCGCCTGGCTGCTGAACATGGTCGGCGGGGTCATCCTCATCGTCTGGGGCTTCATCGCGGTCTCCCAGTTCGTGCTGCGCCGGCGCCTGGAGCGCGAGGCCCCCGAGAAGCTGGCCGTGAAGATGTGGGGCTTCCCGTACCTGACCTGGGTGGCGCTGGCCGGGGTCGCCGGGGTGCTGGTGCTGATGGCCCTGGGCGAGGACACCCGGGTGCAGGTGGTCTTCACCGGCGGGCTGACCGCGGCCCTGGCCGCGACCGGATACGTCATGCAGCGCCGGGCGGCGGCGCGGGGCTGA
- a CDS encoding amino acid permease codes for MSTTTTLQKAGDPTGDPGSAQPSDGLKAGLKNRHLSMIAIGGVIGAGLFVGSGGGIAKAGPAILISYALVGAMVVFVMRMLGEMAAASPNSGSFSAYADRALGRWAGFSIGWLYWFFWVVVLAVEATAGAVILESWIPAVPQWAWALIVMAVLTVTNLGSVASYGEFEFWFAGIKVVAIGAFVVVGMLAVFGLLPGSDNPGAGFAHLTDAGGFVPNGWGSILTGVLMVVFSFMGSEIVTLAAGESEDPRRAVTKATNSVIWRIGVFYLGSIFIVLTLLPWNDKSIVEKGSYVAALDSIGIAHAGQIMNVIVLTAVLSCLNSGLYTASRMAFSLGERGDAPKAFAKVSKKGVPTAAILGSVVFGFVAVYFNYAYKDTVFDFLLNASGAIALFVWLVICLTQLRMRKILVREAPEKLTVKMWLFPYLTWATAAMITFVLAYMVYDEGNRKTVMLSLLVAAVVLVIGVVRDARRKAAARA; via the coding sequence ATGAGCACCACGACGACCCTTCAGAAGGCAGGCGACCCGACCGGTGACCCCGGTTCCGCCCAGCCCTCCGACGGTCTGAAGGCCGGTCTCAAGAACCGCCACCTGTCCATGATCGCCATCGGCGGCGTCATCGGCGCCGGACTCTTCGTCGGCTCCGGCGGCGGCATCGCCAAGGCCGGCCCCGCCATCCTGATCTCGTACGCCCTCGTCGGCGCGATGGTCGTCTTCGTGATGCGGATGCTCGGCGAGATGGCCGCCGCCAGCCCGAACTCGGGCTCTTTCTCCGCCTACGCCGACCGCGCGCTGGGCCGCTGGGCCGGCTTCTCCATCGGCTGGCTGTACTGGTTCTTCTGGGTCGTCGTGCTGGCCGTGGAGGCCACCGCCGGCGCCGTCATCCTCGAGAGCTGGATCCCGGCCGTCCCGCAGTGGGCCTGGGCCCTGATCGTGATGGCCGTGCTGACCGTCACCAACCTCGGCTCGGTCGCCTCCTACGGCGAGTTCGAGTTCTGGTTCGCGGGCATCAAGGTCGTCGCCATCGGCGCCTTCGTGGTCGTCGGCATGCTCGCCGTCTTCGGCCTGCTGCCGGGCTCGGACAACCCGGGCGCGGGCTTCGCGCACCTCACCGACGCCGGCGGGTTCGTCCCCAACGGCTGGGGCTCGATCCTCACCGGTGTGCTGATGGTCGTCTTCTCCTTCATGGGCAGCGAGATCGTCACCCTGGCCGCCGGTGAGTCCGAGGACCCGCGTCGCGCGGTCACCAAGGCCACCAACTCGGTGATCTGGCGCATCGGCGTCTTCTACCTGGGGTCGATCTTCATCGTCCTGACCCTGCTGCCCTGGAACGACAAGTCGATCGTCGAGAAGGGCTCGTACGTCGCCGCCCTGGACTCGATCGGCATCGCGCACGCCGGCCAGATCATGAACGTGATCGTCCTGACGGCCGTGCTGTCCTGCCTGAACTCGGGCCTGTACACCGCTTCCCGCATGGCGTTCTCGCTGGGCGAGCGCGGTGACGCCCCGAAGGCCTTCGCCAAGGTCAGCAAGAAGGGCGTGCCGACGGCCGCCATCCTGGGCTCCGTGGTCTTCGGCTTCGTCGCCGTCTACTTCAACTACGCCTACAAGGACACGGTCTTCGACTTCCTGCTGAACGCGTCGGGTGCCATCGCGCTCTTCGTGTGGCTGGTCATCTGCCTGACCCAGCTGCGGATGCGCAAGATCCTGGTCCGCGAGGCGCCGGAGAAGCTGACCGTCAAGATGTGGCTCTTCCCGTACCTGACCTGGGCCACCGCCGCGATGATCACCTTCGTCCTGGCCTACATGGTCTACGACGAGGGCAACCGCAAGACGGTGATGCTCTCGCTGCTGGTCGCCGCCGTGGTGCTGGTCATCGGTGTGGTGCGCGACGCCCGCCGCAAGGCCGCCGCCCGCGCGTAG
- a CDS encoding DsbA family protein encodes MTDTQVREKTPVDFWFDPLCPWAWMTSRWMLEVEKVRDVEVRWHVMSLAVLNENKLDELPERYRELLGPKGWAPVRVVVAAQQKFGDEITGKLYTELGTRIHNEDKGATREVIAEALAALDLPAELLAYADSDEYDEVLRASHNDGIDRVGQEVGTPVISVPGADGAEVAFFGPVVTPAPRGEAAARLWDGTLLVASTPGFYEIKRTRTKGPSFE; translated from the coding sequence ATGACCGACACCCAGGTGCGCGAGAAGACTCCGGTCGACTTCTGGTTCGACCCGCTCTGCCCCTGGGCCTGGATGACCTCCCGCTGGATGCTCGAGGTCGAGAAGGTCCGTGACGTCGAAGTGCGTTGGCACGTGATGAGCCTCGCCGTGCTCAACGAGAACAAGCTCGACGAGCTGCCCGAGCGCTACCGCGAGCTGCTCGGCCCCAAGGGCTGGGCGCCGGTGCGCGTGGTGGTCGCGGCCCAGCAGAAGTTCGGCGACGAGATCACCGGCAAGCTGTACACCGAGCTGGGCACCCGCATCCACAACGAGGACAAGGGCGCGACCCGCGAGGTCATCGCCGAGGCCCTGGCGGCCCTCGACCTGCCGGCCGAGCTGCTCGCGTACGCCGACTCCGACGAGTACGACGAGGTGCTGCGCGCCTCCCACAACGACGGCATCGACCGCGTCGGCCAGGAGGTCGGCACCCCGGTGATCTCCGTGCCCGGCGCCGACGGCGCGGAGGTGGCCTTCTTCGGCCCGGTCGTCACCCCGGCCCCGCGCGGCGAGGCCGCCGCCCGCCTGTGGGACGGCACCCTGCTGGTCGCCTCCACCCCCGGCTTCTACGAGATCAAGCGCACCCGCACCAAGGGCCCGTCCTTCGAGTAG
- the pepN gene encoding aminopeptidase N — MPGENLSRDEARERAELLSVDGYEVVLDLRSAVDEAEPAEGPRTFRSVTTVRFRAAVPGASSFADLIAPSVNSVTLNGRPLEPAAVFDGARIALEGLASENVLVVDANCAYSRTGEGMHRFVDPEDGEVYLYTQYEPADARRVYANFEQPDLKAPYRFEVTAPEGWQVWSNGAEESREGQTRRFAETAPISTYITCVVAGPYHYVTDSYTRGDLTIPLGAMCRKGLAKHFDADDVFLVTKQGFDLFHEIFDYPYPFGKYDQAFVPEYNLGAMENPGMVTFKEEYIFRGKVTQASYERRANVILHEMAHMWFGDLVTMKWWDDLWLKESFADFMGSFGLVEATRFDQAWVTFANSRKAWAYRADQLPSTHPITADIRDLEAAKLNFDGITYAKGAAVLKQLVAYVGREAFLDGARRYFKAHAYGNTTLNDLLSVLGEVSGRDMAEWSRAWLQTAGVNALTPVVTSDAAGRLTELAVVQEGDALRPHRVAVGLYRLEADGALVRYARAEADVAGARTVVAELAGLERPDLVLVNDEDLTYCKIRFDEGSLAALRGHLGDLTDPLARALCWSALWNLTRDALMPAGDFLSLVLAHAGRESDVGVLQMLHAQALSAVTHYTAPERREQSGRDLAAGALHELRLAEPASEHQLTWARFFAASAATEGDFQLLLGLLDGTARIDGLEVDQELRWDFLLPLVAHGAVDEAAVEAELARDDTASGKRHQVRCLAARPSAAVKDQAWAAVVESDALSNALVEATIAGMQQPSQRELLAGYAGRYFEVIERVWAQRSIQIGIDVVKGLYPMLQDTRATVDATDAWLAAHPEAAPALRRLVLESRDDLARALRAQSRPA, encoded by the coding sequence GTGCCCGGTGAGAATCTGTCCCGCGACGAGGCCCGCGAGCGGGCCGAGCTGCTGTCCGTCGACGGGTACGAGGTGGTCCTCGACCTGAGGTCCGCGGTGGACGAGGCCGAACCGGCCGAGGGCCCCCGCACCTTCCGCTCGGTGACCACCGTGCGCTTCCGGGCCGCCGTCCCGGGCGCCTCCTCCTTCGCGGACCTGATCGCCCCCTCGGTGAACTCCGTCACCCTCAACGGGCGCCCGCTGGAGCCGGCCGCCGTCTTCGACGGGGCGCGGATCGCGCTGGAGGGGCTGGCCTCCGAGAACGTCCTGGTGGTGGACGCGAACTGCGCCTACAGCCGGACCGGCGAGGGCATGCACCGCTTCGTGGACCCGGAGGACGGCGAGGTCTACCTCTACACCCAGTACGAGCCGGCGGACGCCCGGCGGGTGTACGCCAACTTCGAGCAGCCCGACCTGAAGGCCCCCTACCGCTTCGAGGTGACCGCGCCCGAGGGCTGGCAGGTGTGGAGCAACGGCGCGGAGGAGTCCCGCGAGGGGCAGACCCGGCGCTTCGCCGAGACCGCGCCCATCTCCACGTACATCACCTGTGTGGTGGCCGGGCCGTACCACTACGTCACGGACTCCTACACGCGCGGGGACCTGACGATCCCGCTGGGCGCGATGTGCCGCAAGGGGCTGGCGAAGCACTTCGACGCGGACGACGTCTTCCTGGTCACCAAGCAGGGCTTCGACCTCTTCCACGAGATCTTCGACTACCCGTACCCCTTCGGGAAGTACGACCAGGCCTTCGTGCCGGAGTACAACCTGGGCGCGATGGAGAACCCGGGGATGGTGACCTTCAAGGAGGAGTACATCTTCCGCGGGAAGGTCACGCAGGCCTCCTACGAGCGGCGCGCGAACGTCATCCTGCACGAGATGGCGCACATGTGGTTCGGCGACCTGGTCACCATGAAGTGGTGGGACGACCTGTGGCTGAAGGAGTCCTTCGCGGACTTCATGGGCTCCTTCGGGCTGGTCGAGGCCACCCGCTTCGACCAGGCCTGGGTCACCTTCGCCAACAGCCGCAAGGCGTGGGCGTACCGGGCCGACCAGCTGCCGTCCACGCACCCGATCACGGCCGACATCCGTGACCTGGAGGCCGCCAAGCTGAACTTCGACGGCATCACGTACGCCAAGGGCGCGGCGGTGCTCAAGCAGCTGGTCGCGTACGTGGGGCGGGAGGCGTTCCTGGACGGCGCGCGGCGCTACTTCAAGGCGCACGCCTACGGGAACACCACCCTGAACGACCTGCTGTCGGTGCTCGGGGAGGTCTCCGGGCGGGACATGGCCGAGTGGTCGCGGGCCTGGCTCCAGACGGCGGGCGTGAACGCTCTGACGCCGGTGGTGACCTCCGACGCGGCCGGACGGCTGACGGAGCTGGCGGTGGTCCAGGAGGGCGACGCCCTGCGTCCGCACCGGGTGGCGGTGGGCCTGTACCGGCTGGAGGCCGACGGGGCGCTGGTCCGCTACGCGCGGGCCGAGGCGGACGTGGCGGGCGCCCGGACGGTGGTCGCGGAGCTGGCCGGGCTGGAGCGGCCCGACCTGGTCCTGGTCAACGACGAGGACCTGACCTACTGCAAGATCCGCTTCGACGAGGGCTCGCTGGCGGCGCTGCGCGGCCACCTGGGCGATCTGACGGACCCGCTGGCCCGGGCGCTGTGCTGGTCGGCGCTGTGGAACCTGACGCGGGACGCGCTGATGCCGGCCGGGGACTTCCTGTCGCTGGTGCTGGCCCACGCGGGCCGGGAGTCCGACGTCGGCGTGCTCCAGATGCTGCACGCGCAGGCGCTGAGCGCGGTGACCCACTACACGGCGCCGGAGCGGCGCGAGCAGAGCGGGCGGGACCTGGCGGCGGGCGCGCTGCACGAGCTGCGGCTGGCCGAGCCGGCCTCGGAGCACCAGCTGACCTGGGCCCGCTTCTTCGCGGCGAGCGCGGCGACGGAGGGCGACTTCCAGCTGCTGCTGGGGCTGCTGGACGGCACGGCGCGGATCGACGGGCTGGAGGTGGACCAGGAGCTGCGCTGGGACTTCCTGCTGCCGCTGGTGGCGCACGGGGCGGTGGACGAGGCCGCGGTGGAGGCCGAGCTGGCCCGGGACGACACGGCTTCGGGCAAGCGGCACCAGGTGCGGTGCCTTGCCGCCCGGCCGTCGGCGGCGGTCAAGGACCAGGCGTGGGCGGCGGTGGTGGAGTCGGACGCGCTGTCCAACGCGCTGGTGGAGGCGACCATCGCCGGGATGCAGCAGCCCTCGCAGCGCGAGCTGCTGGCGGGGTACGCCGGGCGCTACTTCGAGGTCATCGAGCGGGTGTGGGCGCAGCGGTCGATCCAGATCGGCATCGACGTGGTGAAGGGGCTCTACCCGATGCTCCAGGACACGCGGGCCACGGTGGACGCGACCGACGCGTGGCTCGCCGCCCACCCGGAAGCGGCGCCCGCGCTGCGCCGGCTGGTCCTGGAGTCCCGCGACGACCTGGCCCGTGCGCTCCGCGCCCAGTCCCGCCCCGCCTGA